Proteins encoded together in one Acidobacteriota bacterium window:
- a CDS encoding beta-propeller fold lactonase family protein — MKSSKLTFIAIALVLLAASAAGAADRRTARVYVTNSKGNDVTVIDPATMKVVGSINVGANPHGVVLSPDRRTLYISVEGTDELVAVDTATNRVTARTKVGRAPNEVSITRDGRKVFVPLRNDAAIDVVDTTTMKVIDRMKAPAWPHNTYVSADGKRLYLGSMAGSRITIYDTATHKQINEIAPGDWVRPIALRRDQKLAYVALSKLHGFVVVDLKEGKTIRRVELPALPPGTVIPPYDTLTHGLALTPDERELYVTSMAGKAVYAFSVPDLKQLAKIDVGRVPNWITISPDGRLVWVSNQLDDTVSAIDPRTKKVVATIPVGHEPKRLLAVDIDDARQSSRALYYPPAGDGWEHKRPEEAGMDSAKLEDAMQFARASETTVFSKDPLEYITRRTTTERSGEIVGPTKERAPINLVVLRHGYIVAEFGDTRRVDMSFSAAKSFVSTTVGLAFDRGLIKSTSDAVSKYVKDGGYDSAHNAAITWHESLQQTSEWEGTLWDKPDTFDRRRGRDRQLQEHGSFWEYNDVRVNRVALSSLRVWKRPLPAVLKEMIMDPIGASDGWQWNGYRNSDVEIDGKTMKSVSGGGHWGGGMWISSRDLARFGYLFLRGGKWKDRQLISEKWIAMATTPCELKQDYGYMWWLNTGEKMYPGMPANSFAALGAGTNISFVDPVHDLVVVVRWVDDKKLPEILRRIVASVESANSLPLQGQSKQ, encoded by the coding sequence ATGAAATCATCAAAGCTCACCTTTATCGCTATCGCCCTAGTTCTTCTGGCGGCATCGGCCGCCGGCGCCGCCGATCGCCGAACTGCGCGGGTGTACGTCACCAACTCCAAGGGTAACGACGTCACGGTCATTGATCCGGCGACGATGAAAGTCGTCGGGAGTATCAATGTCGGCGCAAACCCGCACGGCGTAGTCCTCTCGCCCGATCGACGCACGTTGTACATCAGCGTCGAGGGGACCGACGAACTGGTCGCCGTGGACACCGCGACTAATCGGGTGACCGCGCGCACGAAGGTAGGCCGCGCCCCGAATGAAGTATCGATCACCCGGGATGGCCGCAAGGTCTTCGTGCCGCTGCGTAACGATGCGGCGATCGACGTCGTGGATACAACCACGATGAAAGTGATCGACCGGATGAAGGCGCCCGCGTGGCCGCACAACACATATGTCTCGGCGGACGGCAAGCGGCTGTACCTGGGCTCGATGGCGGGCTCGCGAATCACGATATACGACACCGCCACGCACAAGCAGATCAATGAGATCGCGCCGGGCGATTGGGTTCGCCCGATAGCGCTTCGCAGAGACCAAAAGCTCGCGTATGTTGCGCTGTCCAAGTTGCACGGGTTCGTAGTGGTCGACCTCAAAGAAGGAAAAACGATTCGTCGAGTGGAGCTCCCGGCGTTGCCCCCGGGCACCGTGATCCCGCCCTACGACACTCTCACCCATGGGCTCGCGCTCACGCCCGACGAGCGCGAGTTATACGTGACGAGCATGGCAGGCAAGGCGGTTTACGCCTTTTCAGTGCCGGATCTGAAACAGCTCGCGAAAATCGACGTGGGCCGCGTCCCGAACTGGATCACCATCAGTCCGGATGGCCGCCTGGTGTGGGTCAGCAATCAGCTCGACGACACCGTTTCCGCAATCGACCCGCGCACCAAGAAGGTTGTCGCTACGATTCCTGTCGGTCACGAGCCCAAGCGATTGCTTGCCGTAGACATCGACGACGCCAGGCAATCCAGCCGAGCGCTTTACTATCCGCCGGCCGGCGACGGATGGGAACACAAGCGCCCTGAAGAAGCCGGGATGGATAGCGCTAAGCTCGAGGACGCTATGCAGTTCGCGCGAGCAAGCGAAACGACCGTCTTCAGCAAGGACCCGCTCGAGTACATAACCAGGCGAACGACCACCGAGCGCTCAGGTGAAATCGTTGGACCGACGAAGGAGCGCGCGCCCATCAACCTCGTGGTCCTGAGGCACGGCTACATCGTCGCGGAGTTCGGAGACACACGGCGAGTCGATATGTCGTTCAGCGCGGCCAAGAGCTTCGTGTCGACGACCGTTGGCCTGGCCTTCGATCGGGGCTTGATCAAGAGCACCAGCGATGCCGTGAGTAAGTACGTCAAGGATGGCGGCTACGACAGCGCGCACAACGCCGCTATCACCTGGCACGAGTCGCTTCAGCAGACCAGCGAATGGGAAGGCACACTGTGGGACAAGCCCGATACCTTTGACAGGAGGCGCGGGCGCGACCGCCAGCTTCAAGAGCATGGCAGCTTCTGGGAATACAACGACGTGCGCGTCAACCGGGTAGCGCTGTCGTCTCTGCGAGTCTGGAAGCGGCCGCTTCCGGCGGTGCTCAAGGAAATGATCATGGATCCGATCGGCGCTTCCGACGGCTGGCAATGGAATGGCTACCGCAACTCGGATGTTGAGATCGACGGCAAAACCATGAAATCGGTGAGCGGCGGCGGTCACTGGGGCGGAGGAATGTGGATCAGCTCTCGCGACCTGGCGCGGTTTGGATATCTGTTCCTCCGCGGCGGAAAGTGGAAAGACCGGCAGTTGATTTCGGAGAAGTGGATCGCGATGGCGACGACGCCGTGCGAGTTGAAGCAGGACTACGGCTACATGTGGTGGCTCAACACAGGCGAGAAGATGTACCCCGGTATGCCGGCAAACAGCTTCGCGGCTCTCGGCGCCGGCACCAACATCTCATTCGTGGATCCAGTTCACGATCTGGTAGTCGTCGTGAGATGGGTCGACGATAAAAAGCTTCCCGAGATCCTGCGCAGGATAGTGGCCAGCGTCGAGTCCGCCAACTCCCTTCCGCTCCAAGGTCAATCGAAACAATAA